A part of Ursus arctos isolate Adak ecotype North America chromosome X, UrsArc2.0, whole genome shotgun sequence genomic DNA contains:
- the LOC113242138 gene encoding LOW QUALITY PROTEIN: polyadenylate-binding protein 4-like (The sequence of the model RefSeq protein was modified relative to this genomic sequence to represent the inferred CDS: deleted 1 base in 1 codon) yields MSASVPHFEMSTLYVGDLYPEVNEAMLYEKFSSAGPILSIRVCHDLVTRRSLGYAYVNFLVRADTEWALDTMNFDIINGKPCVRIMWSQRDPSLRKSGVGNIFIKNLAKSIDNKSLYDTFSVFGSILSCKVVTNENGSRGFGFVHFEKSEAAKRAIAKMNGIPLKGSQVFVGQFKPRKVREAELRAKANIFTNVYIKNFGDDVDNECLKEVFGEFGSVLSVRVMTDESGKSKGFGFVNFENFEDAKKAIEGMNGKVLNGNQVYVGRAQKKLERQSELKHKFEQIKQCKLTKCKGANLYVKNLEDDIDDKRLRREFSLFGTISSARVIMEAGHSKGFGFVCYTTPEEANKAVMAMNGKIVITKPLYVAIAQSKDERQAFLTKNYMERISAVRDGDNPILNYRKITSSNSIVLILPQSQCGNAHLCKPVVRAKYQPSQNIHYAIHSATPKPSISTFIPLQVPGVKSTYQITNTTTSKIAVYPQTSALRPHANQRFKKVTGIADVCRPLKFKVGRPASIQKPIPVGHDISNVSVLASATTQKSMLGEKLVPLVQSIHPTLAGKISGILLEMDDAEILYMLKYPEFLCARFNEVILILQSNQAQDIALKATNSTPSIQFM; encoded by the exons ATGAGTGCTTCAGTTCCCCACTTTGAAATGTCCACACTCTATGTCGGAGACCTGTACCCCGAAGTGAATGAGGCAATGCTGTATGAGAAATTCAGTTCTGCTGGGCCAATCCTTTCAATTCGTGTGTGCCATGATCTGGTAACACGCCGCTCTCTGGGCTACGCTTATGTGAACTTCTTGGTGCGGGCCGATACTGAGTGGGCTCTGGACACAATGAACTTTGATATTATCAATGGCAAGCCA TGCGTACGTATTATGTGGTCCCAGCGTGACCCATCACTTCGTAAGAGTGGAGTGGGCAATATATTCATCAAAAATCTTGCAAAGTCTATTGATAATAAGTCCCTTTATGATACATTTTCTGTCTTTGGAAGCATTCTTTCTTGTAAAGTAGTAACCAATGAAAACGGATCGAGGGGTTTTGGATTTGTGCATTTTGAGAAATCAGAAGCCGCTAAAAGGGCCATTGCAAAGATGAATGGCATTCCGCTGAAAGGTAGCCAAGTTTTTGTTGGGCAGTTTAAACCTCGCAAAGTAAGGGAAGCAGAGCTCAGAGCTAAAGCAAACATATTTACCAATGTTTACATCAAGAATTTTGGAGATGATGTAGACAATGAATGTCTTAAAGAGGTTTTTGGTGAGTTTGGTTCTGTATTAAGTGTAAGAGTTATGACTGATGAAAGTGGAAAATCCAAAGGCTTTGGATTCGtgaattttgagaattttgaAGATGCCAAGAAAGCCATTGAAGGGATGAATGGAAAGGTCCTTAACGGAAATCAAGTTTATGTTGGTAGAGCCCAGAAAAAACTAGAGAGACAATCTGAACTAAAACATAAATTTGAACAAATAAAACAGTGTAAACTCACTAAATGCAAGGGTGCTAACCTTTATGTGAAAAATCTTGAAGATGATATTGATGACAAACGACTGAGAAGAGAATTCTCCCTCTTTGGCACAATCTCTAGTGCCAGGGTCATAATGGAGGCAGGCCACAGCAAaggctttggttttgtttgctacACAACTCCTGAGGAAGCTAATAAAGCTGTCATGGCAATGAATGGAAAaattgtgatcaccaaaccactGTATGTAGCTATTGCACAAAGTAAGGATGAGCGCCAGGCTTTCCTCACCAAGAACTATATGGAAAGAATATCAGCTGTGAGAGATGGAGATAATCCTATACTCAACTATCGCAAGATAACATCATCCAATAGCATCGTACTAATTCTTCCTCAGTCTCAATGTGGCAATGCACATCTTTGCAAGCCTGTGGTAAGGGCCAAATATCAGCCATCTCAGAATATACATTATGCTATCCACTCAGCAACACCTAAGCCATCAATCAGCACTTTCATACCACTACAAGTGCCAGGGGTCAAGTCAACCTATCAAATCACCAATACAACAACATCCAAAATAGCTGTTTACCCTCAAACTTCTGCCTTAAGACCACATGCAAACCAAAGATTCAAAAAAGTTACAGGTATTGCAGATGTCTGCAGGCCTCTTAAATTTAAAGTAGGAAGGCCAGCATCTATTCAGAAGCCTATCCCTGTTGGTCATGATATTTCAAATGTGTCTGTGTTGGCATCAGCTACAACTCAGAAGAGTATGTTGGGTGAAAAGCTGGTACCTCTGGTTCAATCTATTCACCCAACTCTGGCTGGAAAAATCTCTGGAATACTATTGGAGATGGATGATGCTGAAATTCTTTATATGCTCAAATATCCTGAGTTTCTCTGTGCCAGGTTTAATGAAGTGATCCTTATTCTGCAGTCCAACCAAGCTCAAGATATTGCCCTGAAAGCTACTAACAGCACTCCCAGTATCcaatttatgtaa